Proteins encoded by one window of Candidatus Nezhaarchaeota archaeon:
- a CDS encoding ABC transporter ATP-binding protein has product MSSDLVLRVIDVDFSYGAKSTLRGITITLCGGEFVGLMGPNGSGKTTFLKVVNNVLRPKRGVVMVNDVEVPSLNVKDVAKLFGVVSQEYETSFSFTAFDVVLMGRNPHLSRLRGESKRDYEVVLRSMKLTNTIHLADRPFNELSGGEKQRVMIARALAQEPKVMLLDEPTSHLDICNQIETLELLKKLCKEEGILVIAVIHDFNLAAYYCDKIALMKDGSIHSIGKPEEVLTTNNIEEIFGVKVSIQRHPITGTIYVTPLLASKASTINRGRRVHVICGGGTGGMVIKALTDRGLKVTAGVLNVLDSDYEVAVNLCEEVVCEAPFSPISDPSHRRNLELIERSDAVILTDVPIGWGNLKNIEAVSRAIEMGKNVYIIETRSGLAKACNRDYTGGIALRELEKISKSAIRVASIEELISHVLEYEFISYPSTQSTMPKASAKSSL; this is encoded by the coding sequence TTGAGCAGTGATCTAGTGCTCAGAGTTATCGACGTTGATTTCAGTTATGGTGCTAAGAGTACCCTTAGAGGGATAACCATCACCCTCTGTGGAGGAGAGTTCGTGGGGTTAATGGGACCAAATGGTTCTGGTAAAACTACGTTCCTCAAGGTTGTGAACAATGTCCTGCGACCTAAGAGGGGGGTTGTCATGGTCAATGACGTGGAGGTGCCCAGCCTTAATGTAAAGGATGTGGCTAAGCTATTCGGAGTCGTGAGCCAGGAGTATGAAACCTCCTTCAGCTTCACGGCCTTCGATGTAGTACTGATGGGTAGGAACCCCCACTTAAGTAGGCTAAGAGGGGAATCCAAGAGGGATTATGAGGTAGTGCTCAGATCGATGAAGCTCACTAACACTATACACTTAGCTGATAGACCCTTCAATGAGCTTAGTGGTGGCGAGAAACAGAGGGTCATGATAGCCAGGGCATTAGCTCAAGAGCCAAAGGTGATGCTTCTGGACGAACCTACATCACACCTTGACATATGCAATCAAATAGAGACATTAGAACTCCTGAAGAAATTATGTAAAGAGGAGGGAATCTTAGTCATAGCAGTTATACACGACTTCAACTTAGCTGCATACTATTGTGACAAGATAGCGCTCATGAAGGATGGATCAATACACTCCATAGGCAAACCTGAAGAAGTTCTAACAACTAACAACATAGAAGAAATCTTTGGCGTTAAGGTGTCAATACAACGGCACCCGATAACTGGTACGATATACGTGACACCACTCCTAGCCAGTAAAGCTAGCACCATTAATAGGGGGAGAAGGGTTCATGTGATATGTGGTGGCGGAACTGGGGGCATGGTGATAAAGGCGCTCACCGATAGAGGCTTAAAGGTCACGGCTGGCGTCCTAAACGTGCTGGACTCGGACTATGAAGTAGCAGTTAACTTGTGTGAGGAGGTTGTCTGTGAAGCTCCCTTCTCACCCATATCCGACCCCTCTCATAGAAGGAACCTGGAGTTGATAGAGAGAAGCGATGCTGTGATTTTAACTGACGTTCCAATAGGCTGGGGCAACCTCAAGAACATTGAGGCTGTTAGTAGAGCGATAGAAATGGGTAAGAACGTTTACATTATAGAGACAAGATCTGGCCTGGCAAAAGCATGTAATAGAGACTATACTGGCGGCATTGCACTGAGAGAGCTAGAGAAAATAAGCAAGTCAGCAATTAGGGTAGCTTCCATTGAGGAGCTGATATCACATGTACTTGAGTATGAATTCATCTCCTACCCTTCAACTCAGTCGACAATGCCAAAGGCGAGTGCGAAGTCGTCATTGTAG
- a CDS encoding hydrogenase maturation protease — translation MKYIIACLGNPLMGDDGFGPAVARELIKRGHRNVVFNSDPLNLLTQLDDVDLVIIVDAVNLGVEPGSLFVAKLDDVREIAPRSSHSLPVTEILKIMRKILRKPMEVYIIGVQPARIEPGEDLTPPVQCAIKDAVLKIEELIVEKN, via the coding sequence ATGAAGTACATCATAGCTTGCCTTGGAAATCCTCTAATGGGCGATGATGGTTTTGGACCAGCTGTTGCTCGTGAACTGATTAAACGAGGTCACAGAAATGTAGTCTTCAACTCAGATCCATTGAACTTACTTACGCAATTAGATGATGTGGACCTCGTAATAATAGTTGATGCAGTAAATCTAGGGGTTGAGCCGGGCTCCCTCTTTGTAGCTAAGTTAGACGATGTGAGGGAGATTGCGCCAAGATCGTCGCATAGTCTACCCGTAACCGAGATTCTTAAGATAATGAGGAAGATCCTTAGGAAGCCCATGGAGGTCTACATAATCGGTGTTCAACCGGCTCGAATAGAGCCAGGTGAGGATCTAACTCCTCCAGTTCAATGTGCAATAAAGGATGCTGTGTTAAAGATTGAAGAGTTGATAGTAGAGAAGAACTAA
- a CDS encoding NUDIX hydrolase: MSKLRPILAVDALVVRRGGSIVLVKRKRPPYEGFWALPGGFVEYGEAVEEAVKREVKEETGLDVEIRGLIGVYSKPDRDPRGHVISIAYLTTEVGGQLRGSEETEVSEFYTIPDKMAFDHNSIIQDGLRLAKKMGISVFIHPN, encoded by the coding sequence ATGAGCAAATTGAGGCCAATCTTGGCTGTTGATGCTTTAGTCGTTAGGAGAGGTGGCTCCATAGTCCTAGTGAAGAGGAAGAGGCCTCCATATGAGGGGTTTTGGGCCCTGCCTGGAGGTTTCGTTGAGTATGGAGAGGCTGTTGAGGAGGCTGTTAAACGAGAAGTTAAGGAGGAGACGGGACTAGACGTCGAAATAAGAGGGCTTATAGGTGTGTACTCAAAGCCTGATCGAGATCCTAGAGGTCACGTAATCTCTATAGCTTACTTGACAACAGAGGTTGGTGGACAATTACGAGGGTCAGAGGAGACAGAAGTTAGTGAGTTCTACACGATCCCAGACAAGATGGCATTCGATCACAACTCCATAATTCAAGATGGGCTTAGGCTTGCAAAAAAGATGGGAATTAGTGTGTTCATACATCCTAATTGA
- a CDS encoding 4Fe-4S dicluster domain-containing protein, protein MRYVKLFKEKFPEFFEALKKWGEVHAPVKHGKFYSFKRVSSPGEVVLDYNRTMIPPKKFFIKPLEAIMKVKVGRGYEPIAEEPKRLVLLGLHACDINGLRILDTVFMDEPKDPYYATRRENAIIVGVSCKPDDHCFCKSMGADYAWVGFDLFLHDIEHSYIIRVGSLKGEEIVEGLGNLMVEPSQEDFIKFRDFELNRSRMFKRALELSHLPEIADALYNSDLWTKFADKCVGCTSCNLVCPTCRCYDVAENVDLSLKEGVRTRRWDSCFIRSHALVAGGLNFRPTRLDRFKHRYNCKSSMEPRTGLCFCVGCGRCSVFCPAGIDHVEVLNTLWGLT, encoded by the coding sequence TTGAGGTACGTCAAGCTATTTAAGGAGAAGTTCCCGGAGTTCTTTGAAGCCCTCAAGAAGTGGGGTGAAGTTCACGCTCCTGTCAAGCATGGTAAATTCTACTCGTTTAAGAGAGTGTCATCGCCAGGTGAGGTTGTCCTCGATTACAATAGGACCATGATCCCGCCTAAGAAGTTCTTCATAAAGCCCTTAGAGGCAATAATGAAGGTGAAAGTTGGTAGAGGCTACGAGCCTATAGCTGAAGAGCCGAAAAGACTAGTTCTCTTAGGCCTTCACGCGTGCGACATAAACGGCTTGAGGATACTCGACACAGTATTCATGGATGAGCCTAAAGACCCCTACTACGCAACTAGAAGGGAGAATGCTATAATAGTAGGAGTTTCATGTAAACCAGATGATCACTGCTTCTGCAAGTCCATGGGCGCTGATTATGCATGGGTAGGCTTTGACCTATTCCTCCACGATATAGAGCACTCCTACATAATTAGAGTTGGCAGCTTAAAAGGGGAGGAAATAGTTGAAGGACTGGGTAACCTGATGGTTGAACCTTCACAAGAAGACTTTATCAAGTTTAGGGACTTTGAGCTCAATAGGTCTAGGATGTTTAAGAGGGCTCTCGAATTATCACACCTACCGGAAATTGCTGATGCACTTTACAATAGCGATTTGTGGACAAAGTTTGCAGATAAATGCGTAGGCTGTACTTCTTGCAACTTGGTTTGCCCTACATGCAGGTGTTACGATGTAGCAGAGAATGTTGACTTAAGCCTCAAAGAGGGGGTAAGGACAAGGCGGTGGGACTCTTGCTTCATAAGAAGCCATGCACTTGTTGCTGGAGGACTCAACTTTAGACCAACTAGGCTTGACAGATTTAAGCACAGGTACAACTGCAAGAGCTCAATGGAGCCAAGAACTGGGCTTTGCTTCTGTGTTGGCTGTGGAAGGTGTAGCGTATTCTGCCCAGCTGGGATAGATCACGTTGAAGTCTTAAATACGCTCTGGGGGTTGACTTGA
- a CDS encoding isocitrate/isopropylmalate dehydrogenase family protein — translation MGSYRIAVIRGDGIGPEVVDSTIEVLYTLQDAIKGLELKFDFVEAGDECYKLRGVPLPEETIEAIRRANAALKGPVGESAADVIVKLRQVFDLYANVRPFKSYPGVPSLRDNIDFVIIRENTEDLYKRYEFAVNGGDTTIALRVITKRGCERIARTAFELASRRPRRHVTIVHKSNVLSLTCGLFARVCKEVAKKYPEVSFEEMYVDSCAYNLVIRPERFDVIVTTNMFGDILSDEAAAVVGSLGIAPAANIGDKQAIFEPVHGSAPDIAGKGIANPCATMLSAKMMLEWLGENEAARLLEDAIISVLKDRKNVTPDLGGRARTKDFMEAVKKAITG, via the coding sequence ATGGGTTCTTACAGGATAGCTGTCATTAGGGGTGACGGGATAGGTCCTGAGGTTGTTGATTCTACGATTGAGGTTCTCTATACGTTACAGGATGCCATTAAGGGGTTGGAGTTAAAATTTGACTTTGTTGAGGCTGGCGACGAGTGTTATAAGCTTAGAGGCGTACCTCTACCTGAGGAGACGATCGAAGCTATCAGAAGGGCGAATGCAGCACTAAAGGGACCTGTGGGTGAAAGTGCTGCTGACGTAATCGTCAAGTTGAGACAGGTCTTTGACCTTTACGCTAATGTCAGGCCCTTCAAATCCTATCCCGGGGTACCTAGTCTCCGAGATAATATAGATTTCGTGATAATCAGGGAGAACACTGAGGATCTGTATAAGAGGTATGAGTTTGCAGTTAATGGTGGGGATACGACCATAGCACTTAGGGTTATAACTAAGAGAGGTTGTGAAAGAATTGCGAGGACAGCTTTTGAACTGGCTTCACGAAGGCCTAGGAGGCATGTGACCATAGTTCATAAGTCTAATGTCTTGAGCTTAACTTGTGGTCTCTTCGCTAGGGTCTGCAAGGAGGTTGCGAAGAAGTACCCAGAAGTGTCATTTGAAGAGATGTACGTTGACTCATGTGCATACAACCTAGTTATTAGACCCGAGAGGTTCGATGTCATAGTCACAACTAACATGTTCGGCGATATATTATCTGATGAGGCTGCTGCTGTTGTAGGAAGTTTAGGAATAGCTCCTGCAGCTAATATTGGTGATAAGCAGGCCATATTCGAGCCAGTTCATGGCTCAGCCCCAGATATAGCTGGAAAGGGCATAGCTAACCCATGTGCTACGATGCTATCAGCTAAAATGATGCTTGAGTGGCTTGGAGAGAATGAGGCAGCAAGGCTTCTCGAGGATGCCATAATTAGTGTCCTTAAGGACAGGAAGAACGTAACTCCAGATTTAGGTGGAAGAGCTAGAACAAAGGATTTTATGGAAGCTGTTAAGAAAGCCATAACTGGATGA
- a CDS encoding Ni/Fe hydrogenase subunit alpha: MAKEIVVEHLARVEGHGTIRVLVEDRKVKDVKFEIYEGPRFIEKILVGRRCYEAPDIVARICSICPEPHQVAAVTAIEKALGVTISWQTKMLRELQLLADVISSHALHLYLLSLPDYLGYPDALSMIDKYGREVKLGLQLKRAGNLLKEVISGRPIHGCTVKPGGYTRIPPAEELENLIKPLEESMEGAKLAVKLFSSIDYPETPRHDNIFMAIDPGEHYGFMGDYVLTSTGERYPVDRYKELTNEVTVPHSSAKHSTYKGYPFMVGALPRMMLNKSKLKGQALDMLKDVESKLDAANPLTNNLAQALETVYAVERSIEIINELLSKGLKPEEPIVAKSRRGSGAGGVEAPRGTLYHYYELDDEGRIVKADIVTPTAQNVVNMEKYIRLSAERLLAKGEEKLEPLLEMIVRAYDPCISCSVHMVNVVRLR; encoded by the coding sequence ATGGCTAAGGAGATAGTTGTTGAACACTTAGCTAGAGTTGAGGGGCATGGCACGATAAGGGTCCTCGTGGAGGATAGGAAGGTTAAGGACGTTAAGTTTGAGATATACGAGGGCCCTCGCTTCATAGAGAAGATTCTGGTGGGGAGAAGGTGCTACGAAGCGCCAGACATAGTCGCGAGGATATGCTCCATATGTCCTGAACCCCACCAGGTAGCTGCTGTCACAGCCATCGAGAAAGCCCTTGGGGTAACGATTAGCTGGCAAACTAAAATGTTGAGAGAACTTCAATTGCTAGCTGACGTTATATCGAGCCACGCCCTTCACCTTTACCTACTATCATTACCTGACTACTTAGGCTACCCCGATGCTTTGAGCATGATAGACAAGTATGGGAGAGAAGTCAAGTTGGGGCTACAGTTAAAGAGGGCTGGAAACCTCTTAAAGGAAGTCATTAGCGGCAGACCAATACATGGATGCACGGTTAAGCCGGGGGGTTACACGAGGATACCACCAGCTGAGGAGTTAGAAAACCTCATTAAGCCACTCGAGGAGTCCATGGAGGGGGCCAAGTTAGCGGTAAAGCTTTTCAGCTCAATAGATTACCCTGAGACCCCACGGCACGACAACATCTTCATGGCCATAGACCCTGGTGAACATTATGGCTTCATGGGAGACTACGTATTAACATCAACTGGTGAGAGATATCCTGTTGACAGGTACAAGGAATTGACTAATGAGGTAACAGTTCCACACTCATCAGCAAAACACTCGACATACAAGGGCTACCCCTTCATGGTTGGAGCCCTGCCAAGGATGATGTTGAACAAGAGTAAGTTAAAGGGCCAAGCACTGGACATGCTGAAAGATGTAGAATCAAAACTCGATGCAGCCAATCCATTGACGAATAACCTCGCTCAAGCCCTAGAGACGGTCTACGCCGTTGAAAGGTCAATTGAGATAATAAATGAGCTGCTAAGTAAGGGGTTAAAGCCTGAAGAGCCTATTGTCGCAAAGTCAAGGAGGGGGAGTGGAGCAGGTGGCGTTGAAGCACCTCGTGGTACACTGTACCACTACTATGAGCTCGACGATGAAGGGAGGATAGTTAAAGCCGACATAGTCACACCTACAGCTCAAAACGTAGTCAACATGGAGAAGTACATCAGGTTATCAGCTGAAAGGCTCTTGGCTAAGGGCGAAGAGAAGCTTGAACCCCTCTTAGAGATGATTGTGAGGGCATACGACCCATGCATATCCTGCTCCGTTCATATGGTTAATGTAGTAAGACTAAGGTAA
- a CDS encoding alkaline phosphatase family protein, which yields MKVTIAYISIVALVLLASYAALSIALDVYDSWVDYENKYLETIITKVERVTVHGEPLAKHVVFILLDGITVDVLIDLANRSEVVSKFVNSGAFYPNGLANMPTYSIPARASILTGAPPEINEVSSNYFNRKVRIDSLVRVAKQFNYTILCIGDSSFENLFRDLIDENISVGEGANHGAISLTSGYNLVKNRVEQGKKVFAWIGVADVDMIGHEAGAYSKEYNFTIINTVALTLEFIEKLSKEPLTKDTLVVVLSDHGFKRGGHHGGPEPEVKRVFLLLIGPVAKPGIYGIPFDHNDIAPTVSMIMGWSIPAISIGAPISNGLNIPLSRVDAYTRASQDQGLRVVRALSEATGISLDLRGNVKEVYRRLTAALERASIELRSALSIAVGATIVALSVALIVLGLGRGRIRNIKVKSVVAILVGLAAYELLFWALYKVNGGPFSLSDIYSFEDFISKILISSISTSLLIGLALGIVELTTLRRGFIRSLVMCSSIVALAALLGLIYPLIFHAEYGLFVRFPFPDWNSGVLFFLSLVKTSFTGLIGVPLTLAIVLLLSLLGFVIRRFSR from the coding sequence TTGAAGGTTACCATTGCATACATATCCATTGTAGCTCTTGTTCTACTCGCTTCTTACGCTGCTCTATCGATAGCTCTCGATGTTTATGATAGCTGGGTTGACTATGAGAATAAGTACTTGGAAACTATTATTACTAAGGTTGAAAGGGTTACAGTACATGGAGAGCCTCTAGCTAAGCATGTGGTTTTCATTCTACTTGACGGTATTACTGTCGATGTTCTTATAGATCTCGCGAATAGAAGTGAGGTTGTAAGTAAATTTGTAAATAGTGGAGCCTTTTACCCTAATGGACTTGCTAATATGCCTACATACTCCATCCCTGCAAGAGCCTCCATACTTACAGGGGCTCCACCTGAGATTAATGAGGTTTCATCAAACTACTTTAACAGAAAAGTTCGTATTGATAGCTTAGTTAGAGTAGCTAAGCAATTCAACTACACAATCCTGTGCATTGGCGATAGCTCCTTTGAGAACCTCTTCAGGGACCTAATAGATGAGAATATCAGCGTGGGGGAGGGGGCAAATCATGGAGCCATATCCCTTACATCCGGCTATAACTTGGTCAAGAATCGTGTGGAGCAAGGTAAGAAGGTGTTCGCATGGATTGGTGTGGCTGACGTAGATATGATAGGTCACGAGGCTGGAGCTTATAGCAAAGAGTACAACTTCACGATAATAAACACTGTTGCATTAACACTAGAGTTCATAGAGAAGCTTAGCAAGGAACCCCTCACCAAGGACACGCTCGTGGTGGTATTGAGCGATCATGGGTTTAAGAGGGGAGGGCATCATGGGGGACCCGAACCGGAGGTTAAGAGAGTATTCCTCTTACTGATAGGTCCGGTAGCTAAGCCTGGTATATATGGGATCCCATTTGACCATAACGATATAGCGCCTACGGTATCAATGATAATGGGCTGGAGCATACCCGCAATCTCCATAGGCGCCCCGATCTCTAATGGACTGAACATACCACTAAGTAGAGTTGATGCTTACACCAGAGCCTCACAAGATCAAGGCTTGAGAGTCGTTAGGGCTCTTAGCGAGGCTACAGGCATTAGCTTAGACTTAAGGGGTAACGTTAAGGAGGTTTATAGAAGACTAACAGCAGCTTTAGAGAGGGCATCTATTGAGCTTCGTTCAGCCCTATCCATTGCAGTAGGGGCTACTATAGTAGCGTTATCCGTAGCACTCATAGTCTTAGGCTTGGGACGGGGCAGAATAAGGAACATCAAGGTTAAGAGCGTAGTAGCTATCTTAGTAGGCTTAGCTGCATATGAGCTCTTGTTCTGGGCCCTCTACAAGGTTAACGGGGGGCCGTTTAGCTTATCTGACATATACTCCTTTGAGGACTTCATATCTAAGATCTTGATCAGCTCAATCTCAACGTCGCTCCTCATAGGCTTAGCCCTAGGCATAGTAGAGTTAACGACATTGAGGAGAGGATTCATCAGGTCTCTGGTAATGTGCTCTAGCATCGTAGCTTTAGCTGCGCTCCTAGGATTAATTTACCCCCTCATATTCCACGCAGAGTACGGGCTCTTCGTTAGATTCCCATTCCCAGACTGGAATAGTGGGGTTTTATTCTTCTTGAGTCTGGTCAAGACCTCGTTTACAGGGCTGATCGGTGTGCCTCTAACGTTAGCTATTGTGCTCCTACTATCGCTGCTGGGATTTGTGATCCGTAGATTCTCTAGGTAG
- a CDS encoding B12-binding domain-containing radical SAM protein, translating into MTNHHGKEFLGFMATGPAIGLPEPIWMWICAPKMRTDDLGRVWQAPYGIRKIESILIDEGFKVATVDPSHLSRHLKSAKVLLLSHHDYFALCPPSSEWWTITKKEPVNARSFRRLMEMPALREAKKRGLKIIAGGPAAWQWLWKIDKWIEWGVDTVVDGEGEKIIVNLVSRALNGEELPRYVYVGISEVPSIKEIPVIKNASVNGLIEVTRGCVRNCKFCSVTLRPLRHYSLEMIEKELKVNASQGVTNGIIHAEDVLLYGSRGVEPNPEASISLHKLVKSYYKKISWSHASLSSIKRAEEKYKLVSRIREIVCDEHQDYWGVEVGIETGSVNLAKKIMPAKSAPYPAEVWPSVVEDAFAIMHDNNIIPAATLILGLPEETEDDVVKTIELIDRLKPYRSLIVPMFFVPMGAFKTHDWFTRVNVRDEHIELMKRCLYHSLHWAGDIVDKFYLKGLAHAPLRWLIKLFLRYVKWKAKKVEKKLEARRGLKDQ; encoded by the coding sequence ATGACAAATCATCACGGCAAGGAGTTCCTAGGCTTCATGGCGACAGGGCCGGCCATAGGCCTTCCTGAGCCCATTTGGATGTGGATTTGTGCGCCGAAAATGAGGACTGATGATCTTGGAAGAGTTTGGCAAGCACCATATGGAATAAGGAAGATAGAGTCCATCTTAATTGATGAGGGCTTCAAGGTCGCCACTGTAGATCCTAGCCACTTAAGTAGGCACTTAAAGAGCGCTAAGGTGCTGCTCCTAAGCCATCACGATTACTTCGCCTTATGCCCTCCAAGCTCAGAGTGGTGGACAATAACAAAGAAGGAGCCAGTTAACGCTAGGAGCTTCAGGAGGTTAATGGAGATGCCAGCTCTAAGAGAAGCTAAGAAGCGCGGCCTCAAGATAATAGCTGGTGGACCAGCTGCTTGGCAGTGGTTGTGGAAGATCGATAAGTGGATTGAATGGGGAGTGGACACGGTAGTTGATGGTGAGGGAGAGAAGATTATAGTCAACTTAGTCTCACGAGCCCTGAATGGTGAGGAGCTTCCCCGCTACGTCTACGTTGGTATAAGTGAGGTCCCAAGCATAAAGGAGATACCAGTCATAAAGAATGCAAGCGTCAACGGCCTCATAGAGGTGACTAGAGGTTGCGTCAGAAACTGCAAATTCTGTTCAGTAACTTTAAGGCCCTTAAGGCATTACAGCCTTGAAATGATAGAGAAGGAGCTCAAGGTGAACGCATCTCAGGGGGTCACTAATGGGATCATCCACGCAGAGGACGTTCTACTCTACGGCTCTAGGGGGGTTGAACCAAATCCAGAGGCCTCAATAAGCCTCCACAAGCTCGTCAAGTCCTACTACAAGAAGATCTCTTGGAGCCACGCTAGCCTTTCATCAATTAAGAGAGCTGAAGAGAAGTACAAGCTAGTCTCAAGGATTAGAGAGATAGTATGCGATGAACATCAAGATTACTGGGGAGTTGAAGTTGGCATTGAGACGGGATCAGTGAACTTGGCAAAGAAGATAATGCCAGCTAAATCAGCACCATACCCAGCTGAGGTGTGGCCGAGCGTAGTTGAGGATGCCTTCGCCATAATGCACGATAACAACATAATACCAGCGGCAACCCTCATCTTAGGGCTACCTGAGGAAACCGAGGACGATGTGGTTAAGACCATTGAATTGATTGATAGACTTAAGCCGTATAGAAGCCTCATAGTTCCAATGTTCTTCGTCCCCATGGGGGCCTTCAAGACTCATGACTGGTTCACTAGGGTTAATGTGAGGGACGAGCACATAGAGTTGATGAAGAGGTGCCTATACCACTCGCTTCACTGGGCTGGCGACATAGTGGATAAGTTCTACTTAAAGGGTCTTGCTCACGCTCCACTAAGATGGTTAATAAAGTTGTTCTTACGGTATGTTAAGTGGAAGGCTAAGAAGGTGGAGAAAAAGTTGGAGGCTAGGAGGGGTTTGAAGGACCAATAA
- a CDS encoding FAD-binding oxidoreductase yields the protein MVWDLCVPKLAKIVEVIELTPIEKLFKLEFVSEEDAKVFTFKPGQFIEVSVFGVGEVPISICKSPTRSGPLELAIRRVGRVTNAIHKLKPGDIVGIRGPLGNGFPVEKMRGFDVLFVAGGLGMAPLRSVLQYVIDNRREYGDIIFLYGVRSYREALFRDMAIDMVEHPEKWGLKMFLSYEREDEVFEGLRQKYPERVRKGVVTVLFECADLYIKPDKVCAVIGGPPIMYRFVLKELAKRKIPPERIYLTLERRMKCGVGKCGHCIVGGATAIKYVCKDGPVFTYSDALAVRGLV from the coding sequence ATGGTCTGGGACCTGTGTGTACCCAAGTTGGCTAAGATAGTTGAAGTAATTGAATTGACCCCTATAGAGAAGCTATTTAAACTCGAGTTTGTTAGCGAGGAAGATGCTAAAGTCTTTACGTTTAAGCCGGGTCAATTTATTGAAGTTAGCGTTTTTGGAGTAGGTGAGGTGCCCATATCTATATGCAAGTCACCAACGAGATCAGGACCATTAGAGCTGGCAATCAGGAGAGTCGGTAGAGTAACCAATGCCATTCATAAACTCAAGCCAGGCGATATTGTAGGGATTAGAGGACCACTAGGTAATGGATTTCCGGTCGAGAAGATGAGAGGCTTTGACGTGCTATTCGTGGCTGGAGGACTGGGCATGGCGCCCTTAAGATCAGTCCTCCAATACGTCATTGATAATCGAAGGGAGTATGGTGACATCATATTCTTATATGGTGTTAGAAGCTATAGGGAGGCACTCTTCAGGGATATGGCCATAGATATGGTTGAGCACCCAGAGAAGTGGGGCCTCAAGATGTTCCTCTCCTATGAGAGGGAGGATGAGGTCTTTGAGGGTCTAAGACAAAAGTACCCTGAAAGGGTTAGGAAGGGGGTGGTGACTGTACTATTTGAATGTGCTGATCTATACATAAAGCCAGATAAGGTTTGTGCAGTGATCGGTGGTCCTCCCATAATGTATAGGTTCGTATTGAAGGAGCTTGCTAAACGAAAAATACCACCTGAGAGGATCTATCTTACTCTCGAAAGGAGGATGAAGTGTGGTGTGGGCAAGTGTGGTCACTGTATAGTCGGTGGGGCAACAGCAATCAAGTATGTGTGCAAGGATGGTCCCGTCTTTACTTATTCTGATGCCCTAGCAGTTAGGGGGCTTGTGTAA
- a CDS encoding hydrogenase, whose product MASGKVKVGFYSLTGCAGDLLNILGMEDKLVEIFGNIDLMEFVMASSRVKPGKVDIAFVEGSVTTKKDLETIKRIRENCSKLVAIGDCAIWGGLQASLTGLDPKELMKAVYNTEENYYEFLGEHKALSEIVQVDYELPGCPIEQDEFLQLLIDLLRDVIPEFKDYPVCVECKIREIPCLIVEKGEACLGPITVGGCKARCPYYEAPCISCRGPIKDEANVAGELLMLLEKGWKEQDVVDKLRLFAARYKDISKLIRRV is encoded by the coding sequence ATGGCTAGCGGTAAGGTGAAGGTTGGCTTTTACTCCTTAACGGGCTGTGCAGGGGATTTACTGAACATCCTAGGCATGGAGGATAAGTTGGTAGAAATCTTCGGGAACATCGACTTAATGGAGTTCGTGATGGCTAGTAGCAGGGTTAAGCCAGGCAAAGTCGACATAGCCTTCGTGGAAGGGTCCGTGACGACTAAGAAGGACCTCGAGACCATCAAGAGGATAAGGGAGAATTGTAGCAAGCTAGTGGCCATAGGTGATTGTGCAATATGGGGTGGCCTCCAAGCCTCACTGACGGGCTTAGACCCCAAGGAGCTCATGAAGGCAGTTTATAACACTGAGGAGAATTATTACGAATTTCTAGGAGAGCATAAAGCATTATCTGAGATCGTTCAAGTTGACTACGAGCTTCCTGGTTGCCCAATAGAACAGGATGAGTTCCTGCAACTCCTCATAGATCTATTGAGAGACGTAATCCCCGAGTTTAAGGATTACCCCGTATGCGTTGAGTGCAAGATAAGAGAGATACCGTGCCTCATAGTTGAGAAGGGTGAAGCTTGTCTAGGGCCAATAACCGTCGGCGGATGCAAGGCTCGATGTCCATACTATGAAGCACCTTGCATATCCTGCAGGGGGCCTATAAAGGATGAGGCAAACGTAGCTGGAGAGTTGCTAATGTTGCTTGAGAAGGGGTGGAAGGAGCAGGATGTAGTTGACAAGTTAAGGCTCTTTGCGGCTAGGTATAAGGACATATCTAAGCTCATTAGGAGGGTGTGA